Below is a genomic region from Govania unica.
CACAAACAGCAACGAAAAACGGAAATTTGCAAACTCAAGCCCGGACCAGGCGGTCACCCCCGCAGCCATAAATAAAAATGTGCCGAGGACCATTACCGGCACCACGCCAACCCGTGCAATCAATGGGCCGCTCGCGAAGGATGGCAAGAACATGCCCAGAATATGCCATTGGATGGCACTGGCCGCCGTAGCCACGGTAAAGCCGCAGCCGATGATGGCCAAGGGCGCACCAGTCATCATCAGCACCATGATGCCGAACCCTGTGGCTGCGGCTGCGGCGGCCATGATGAACACAGGCTGGCGCATGATGACACTCAATGGACGCGGCGGTGTGCTGTGATGATCCTCCACCACAGGACGCGGAAAAGGAATGGTCGATAAAACCGCCATGGCCAGCACACCCAACAGAATGAGCGTGATATAGGCACCGGCAAAGGTCAGCGGCTCAAAGAGGGCATTGGCCTTGGCGAACAAGGTGGGCCCGAGAATGGGGGCCAGAACCCCGCCGCCCAACACATAGGCAACCGCGCGGCTGCGGTAATGATCCGGGGCAAGTTCCATGGCGGCGAAACGGTAGAACTGTCCACCTGCCTGATAGATGCCCTGCAGAAAAGCGGCGCAACAGAATAACGGAAAAGACCGTTCTGCCAGGGCCAGATAGCCAAGGGCGCCACAACCGATTCCGGCCAGCACCGCAACCAGGAAACCTGCTTTGCGGCCATGACGGCGCATGAAATGCGATAAGGGAAAGGCCGCGATCAGCGTGCCGAGGATCATGATCGAAATTGGCAGAGTGGCGAGGCCCACTGTCGGTGCGAGCATCAGTCCGGCAAGACCGGTATAGACCCCGTGGGCAAAGCCGGTCAGGGTAAACAAGCATTGCGCGAGGCTGAGAAGTGCGATGTTTCGGTGATAGATCTCCATTGCCCAGCCGCCCTTTTGGCTTAAAATTCGATCGTCATGCCGTCATAAGCTGGCTCTACCCCGGCAGGCAGCCTGGCGCGGAGTTCTTCGTAATCCATATCCCAGGTCATATGAGTCAGGATCGCGCGACGCGGCTTCACGCGGGCGATCCATTCGAGCGTGAGATCAAGATGCGGATGAGTCGGATGCGGATCATATCGGAGCGCGTCGACGATCCAGGTATCAACCCCCTCCAGCGCCGCGAAAGCCGCGTCGGGCATGACATTGACATCGGTCGAATAGGCGATGGGTCCAAACCGGAAACCCAGTGTTGTCATGTCACCATGAAGCTGTTCAAACGGCAGGATATCGATATTTCCAACACGAAACGGGCCCTTGATTTCATGGGCATTGCAAATGGCCGGATAGCCCATTTTGCTCTCAAACACGTAATCGAAACGCCTTTGCAAAACATCAAGGGTTTCTCTGTTGCTATAGACATCGATCATGCCCCCCATGGTCTGGCTCAGCCCGCGCAGGTCGTCGATGCCATGGGTATGGTCGGCGTGATCATGGGTATAAAGTACCGCGTCAAGATGCCGGACATCGGCGTCCAAGCATTGTTCGCGAAGATCGGGCGAGGTATCCACCAGAACGCTCGTGCCCCCATGCTCCACAAGGATCGAGACACGGCGGCGGCGATTTTTGGGGTTTGCCGGATCGCAACGGCCCCAGACATTGCCGATCCTCGGCACGCCGCCCGATGTACCGCAGCCGAGGATGGTTGTTTTCACGCAGCAGTCTCCGCCGGTGGTGTGGCCTTTGAAAACAGACGAAAAAAATTCTCGGTGGTGATGCGGCCAAGTTCGCGCACATCAAGGCCCCGGAGTTCGGCGACCTTGGCTGCCGTATAGGCGACAAACGCCGGTTCATTCGGCCTGCCGCGATGGGGAATGGGGGCGAGGAACGGCGCATCGGTTTCAATCAAAAGCCGATCGAGCGGAATGATTTTCACGGTTTCACGCAAATCCTCAGCCGCCTTGAAGGTGACGATGCCCGAGATCGAGATATAAAAACCGAGTTCAAGCGCCACTTCGGCAAAGGCACGGCTCGCGGTGAAGCAATGGATGACGCCGGGGAAGCTCCCCTTCCCCATTTCCTCACGCAGGATAGCCGCGCAATCGTCATCAGCGTCGCGGGTATGGATCACAATGGGCAGCTGGGTTGCGCGTGAGGCTTCGATATGACGGCGGAAGCCGATCTGTTGCAGCTCACGCGGGCTGTTGTCGTAGAAATAATCAAGCCCGGTTTCCCCGATGCCAACCACCAGCGGATCATGGGTGCGTTCGATGATCGCCTCGACACTCGCCTGATCGGTTTCGGCCTCGTGAGGATGAACGCCCACAGTGCAGAAAATGCCCGGATGGCTGTGGGCGATGGCGAGAACTTCATCAAATTCACGGAGCTTGGTGTTGATGGTCAGCATGGTGCCGACGCCGGCCGCCCGCGCACGTGCTACCGCGCCGGGGATATCATCCCGCAGCCCGTCATAATTCAGATGGCAATGGCTATCGACAAACATGGATATTCCTTGGTCACCGTCAGAAATTATAACGTTTCTTCGACTTGAATACGCGGGAAAATGCCCTGCGGCGCAGGAAGCGGCCTTCCGGACTGCAAGCGGCCAGCCTCGCCGATCTGGTCGAAGCCGCGTGCATCCTCGGCCACGCCCAGTTGATCGAGCAGTTTGGCGGATTTCTCAGGCATGATCGGCTGGGTGAGCAAACCGACATTGCGGAGGATT
It encodes:
- a CDS encoding MFS transporter; the encoded protein is MEIYHRNIALLSLAQCLFTLTGFAHGVYTGLAGLMLAPTVGLATLPISIMILGTLIAAFPLSHFMRRHGRKAGFLVAVLAGIGCGALGYLALAERSFPLFCCAAFLQGIYQAGGQFYRFAAMELAPDHYRSRAVAYVLGGGVLAPILGPTLFAKANALFEPLTFAGAYITLILLGVLAMAVLSTIPFPRPVVEDHHSTPPRPLSVIMRQPVFIMAAAAAATGFGIMVLMMTGAPLAIIGCGFTVATAASAIQWHILGMFLPSFASGPLIARVGVVPVMVLGTFLFMAAGVTAWSGLEFANFRFSLLFVAVGWNFLYTAGTSMLADSYRPNEKAKVQAVNECLLFGASAITSLLAGILIEGIGWQAVAVTTICTALALLLLILGFTVSQKQQRTA
- a CDS encoding MBL fold metallo-hydrolase translates to MKTTILGCGTSGGVPRIGNVWGRCDPANPKNRRRRVSILVEHGGTSVLVDTSPDLREQCLDADVRHLDAVLYTHDHADHTHGIDDLRGLSQTMGGMIDVYSNRETLDVLQRRFDYVFESKMGYPAICNAHEIKGPFRVGNIDILPFEQLHGDMTTLGFRFGPIAYSTDVNVMPDAAFAALEGVDTWIVDALRYDPHPTHPHLDLTLEWIARVKPRRAILTHMTWDMDYEELRARLPAGVEPAYDGMTIEF
- a CDS encoding TatD family hydrolase translates to MFVDSHCHLNYDGLRDDIPGAVARARAAGVGTMLTINTKLREFDEVLAIAHSHPGIFCTVGVHPHEAETDQASVEAIIERTHDPLVVGIGETGLDYFYDNSPRELQQIGFRRHIEASRATQLPIVIHTRDADDDCAAILREEMGKGSFPGVIHCFTASRAFAEVALELGFYISISGIVTFKAAEDLRETVKIIPLDRLLIETDAPFLAPIPHRGRPNEPAFVAYTAAKVAELRGLDVRELGRITTENFFRLFSKATPPAETAA